One genomic region from Tripterygium wilfordii isolate XIE 37 chromosome 20, ASM1340144v1, whole genome shotgun sequence encodes:
- the LOC119987256 gene encoding bZIP transcription factor 16-like, with protein MGSNEMDKTAKEKEAKTPPATSSQEQSPIATPGTVNHDWSGFQAYSPMPPHGFLASSPQAHPYMWGVQHIMPPYGTPPPPYVAMYPHGGLYAHPSIPPGTYPFSPFAMPSPNGIPDASGNAPGSIEADGKPMEVKEKLPIKRSKGSLGSLNMITGKNNDTGKTSGASANGDYSKSAESESEGSSEGSDANSQSDSQMKSGGRQGSVEGGASQNGSSVHGSQNGGPCTPHTLMNQPMAVIPISAAGAPGAVSGPATNLNIGMDYWGAPTSSAIPAMRGKVSSTPVAGGTVAAGSRDIVQSQPWLQDERELKRQRRKQSNRESARRSRLRKQAECDELAQRAEALKEENASLRSEVNQIRSEYDQLLAENASLKERIGELPGHEDLRSGGNDQHAGKDTQHTEQTELSQGDS; from the exons ATGGGTAGTAATGAAATGGATAAAACAGCAAAGGAGAAGGAGGCAAAGACTCCGCCTGCAACTTCTTCACAG GAGCAGTCCCCGATTGCCACCCCTGGCACAGTCAATCATGACTGGTCGGGATTTCAG GCTTATTCTCCCATGCCGCCCCATGGATTCCTGGCGTCAAGTCCCCAAGCTCACCCATATATGTGGGGGGTTCAG CATATTATGCCTCCCTATGGTACTCCACCACCTCCATATGTTGCAATGTATCCCCATGGTGGCTTATATGCTCATCCTTCCATTCCTCCG GGTACATATCCTTTTAGTCCATTTGCTATGCCGTCACCAAATGGTATCCCTGATGCTTCT GGAAATGCTCCCGGCAGCATTGAAGCAGATGGCAAGCCAATGGAGGTGAAGGAAAAATTGCCCATCAAAAGATCAAAAGGTAGTTTGGGCAGTTTGAATATGATTACTGGGAAGAATAATGATACTGGCAAAACATCAGGAGCATCTGCAAATGGAGATTATTCTAAAAG TGCGGAAAGTGAAAGTGAAGGTTCAAGTGAAGGGAGTGATGCAAATTCTCAGAGT GATTCACAAATGAAGTCAGGCGGTAGGCAAGGTTCTGTGGAAG gtGGGGCATCTCAGAATGGCAGTTCTGTTCATGGTTCCCAGAATGGGGGACCTTGTACACCACATACGCTGATGAATCAACCAATGGCCGTTATCCCTATATCTGCTGCTGGTGCTCCTGGAGCTGTTTCCGGTCCTGCAACCAACTTAAATATTGGAATGGACTATTGGGGAGCTCCAACTTCATCTGCAATTCCTGCAATGCGTGGAAAGGTTTCTTCTACGCCAGTTGCAGGAGGAACAGTTGCTGCTGGGTCAAGGGATATTGTTCAATCACAGCCCTGGCTACAG GATGAAAGAGAGCTAAAGAGACAGAGAAGGAAGCAATCAAACAGAGAATCTGCTCGTCGGTCGAGGTTGCGTAAACAG GCTGAATGCGATGAGCTAGCCCAACGTGCTGAAgcattgaaagaagaaaatgccTCTCTTAGATCGGAAGTGAATCAGATCAGGAGCGAGTACGATCAGCTTCTTGCAGAGAATGCATCTCTCAAG GAGAGAATTGGGGAATTGCCTGGGCATGAAGATCTTAGGTCTGGTGGCAATGATCAGCACGCGGGTAAGGATACACAGCATACTGAACAAACGGAGCTTTCTCAAGGTGATTCCTAA
- the LOC119987209 gene encoding cellulose synthase-like protein D2 has product MASDYQHARIRQQFHNYSGYTFDIDNVEGDVEFSTYTVQAPPTPDNQPLEIFVDDKTGSNSMFSGHHERLTQANSKKSGNSAKGSWSDEGDFNFYRDGYREADETGDGVVTGQDLPDTRNPFSGLQGALSSAKSLPSSEDRNVSVNRHIDGFDDCEWMFESKRSYGYGSALHNEDAGSGYSDSIGGDTKAFIDKRWRPLARVVKISTAILCPYRLLIFVRMVALVSFMLWRVLHPNEDAYWLWGMSVACEIWFSFSWILEQLPKLCPINRDTDLDVLKEKFESPSPSNPTGKSDLPGIDIFVSSVDTEIEPPLVTANTVLSILAADYPVEKLSCYVSDDSGALLTFEAMAETASFAGIWVPFCRKHDIEPRNPESYFKLKIDPYKDKVRPDFVRDRRKVKREYDEFKVRINGLFDSIRRRSDTYNTREEVGILKQWREKNDDEPIESLKIPKATWMADGTYWPGTWAVPDPEHSRGEHASIIQVMLNRPADEPVRGAAGDASFLDLTKVDIRLPMLVYVSREKRTGYDHNKKAGALNALLRASAIMSNGAFVLNLDGSNYIYNSQALREGMCFMMDHEGDRICYVQFPLRFEGIDPSDRNANSNTVFFDINMRALDGVQGPMYVGTGCLFRRTALYGFDPPRLTEPADRSCCCFRRRRKVATIASDSESSQGVAPEDARSLRRWETDDEEMNIPLIIKKFGNSSLFSNSIGVAAYEGLPIADPPSAKNGRPPGALTTSRGPLDASTVAEAIDAISCWYEDKTEWGQNVGWIYGSTEDLITGYRMQKRGWKSVYCVTKIDAFRGTALINLTDRLHQFLDSATGSVEIFFSRNNALLGGSKLKLLQRIAYLNGGLSPITSIFLTVYCFIPAISLFTNQFIVESLDITFLTHLLVITLTLSIIATLEIKWSGIALEEWWRNEQFWLIKGTSSHLAAVLHGLLNVFGGIELSSTSTAKSAGDGDDDDDEFADLYTIKWTFLMLPPIIIIIVNLIALAVAVFRTMYSTNPKWSQFLGGAGFCIWVLVHLFPFVKGLTGKRGKTPTVVYVWAGLISISISLLWVAIKPPSGNSDIVGSFQFL; this is encoded by the exons ATGGCTAGTGATTATCAGCATGCAAGAATAAGACAACAATTTCACAACTACAGCGGCTATACTTTTGACATTGATAACGTGGAGGGGGATGTAGAGTTCTCCACCTACACAGTTCAAGCACCACCCACTCCTGACAACCAGCCCTTGGAAATTTTCGTTGATGACAAAACAGGATCGAATTCAATGTTTTCCGGTCATCATGAGCGACTAACACAAGCCAATTCAAAGAAAAGTGGGAATTCCGCAAAAGGGTCGTGGTCAGATGAGGGTGATTTCAACTTTTATAGGGATGGTTACAGAGAAGCTGATGAAACTGGTGACGGGGTTGTTACAGGGCAGGACTTGCCTGATACAAGAAACCCTTTTAGTGGTTTGCAGGGGGCGCTTTCCTCCGCAAAATCTTTGCCATCATCAGAGGATAGGAATGTATCGGTGAATCGTCATATTGatggttttgatgattgtgaatGGATGTTTGAGTCTAAAAGGAGTTACGGCTATGGAAGTGCTTTGCATAATGAGGATGCCGGTAGTGGGTACTCCGATAGTATTGGCGGTGATACAAAAGCATTTATTGATAAGCGATGGAGACCTCTTGCTCGGGTAGTGAAGATATCCACCGCAATTCTTTGCCCATATCG ACTCTTAATCTTCGTTCGCATGGTTGCGCTTGTGTCATTCATGTTGTGGAGGGTTTTACATCCTAATGAAGATGCATACTGGCTATGGGGCATGTCTGTGGCTTGTGAAATTTGGTTCTCCTTCTCTTGGATACTTGAGCAGCTTCCAAAACTCTGCCCGATTAATCGTGATACTGACCTTGATGTTCTAAAAGAGAAATTTGAATCTCCAAGTCCGAGTAATCCTACCGGAAAATCTGATCTTCCTGGCATTGACATATTTGTTTCTTCAGTAGATACAGAGATAGAACCACCACTTGTTACTGCAAACACTGTCCTGTCTATTCTTGCAGCGGACTACCCGGTAGAGAAACTCTCTTgttatgtttctgatgattctggtGCCCTTCTTACCTTTGAGGCCATGGCAGAGACAGCTAGTTTTGCCGGAATCTGGGTCCCCTTCTGTAGGAAACATGATATTGAGCCCAGAAACCCAGAATCATATTTCAAGTTGAAGATTGATCCCTACAAAGACAAGGTAAGGCCAGATTTTGTTAGAGATCGCCGGAAGGTAAAACGTGAGTATGATGAGTTCAAGGTTCGGATCAATGGCCTTTTCGACTCAATTCGTCGTCGTTCTGATACCTATAATACTCGAGAAGAGGTCGGAATATTGAAGcaatggagagagaaaaatgatgATGAACCAATTGAGAGTTTGAAGATTCCAAAAGCAACTTGGATGGCTGATGGAACCTACTGGCCTGGCACTTGGGCTGTTCCAGATCCTGAGCATTCTAGGGGTGAGCATGCCAGTATTATACAG GTGATGTTGAACCGTCCAGCAGATGAACCAGTGCGAGGTGCAGCCGGTGATGCTAGTTTTCTAGACCTGACTAAAGTTGATATTCGCCTGCCTATGCTTGTTTATGTTTCTCGTGAGAAGCGAACTGGATATGATCACAACAAAAAGGCCGGAGCACTGAATGCCCTGCTTCGAGCCTCTGCCATTATGTCCAATGGCGCTTTTGTTCTTAACCTTGATGGaagcaactatatatataactccCAGGCATTGAGAGAAGGCATGTGCTTCATGATGGACCATGAAGGGGATCGCATTTGCTATGTCCAGTTTCCTCTGAGGTTCGAGGGCATTGATCCATCTGATCGCAATGCCAATTCTAATACAGTTTTCTTTGATATCAACATGCGAGCCCTTGATGGGGTTCAAGGTCCAATGTATGTTGGAACAGGATGCCTGTTCCGTAGAACTGCCCTTTATGGCTTTGACCCACCTCGGCTTACAGAACCAGCTGATCGCTCCTGTTGCTGCTTTCGACGTCGTCGCAAGGTGGCAACAATAGCTTCAGACTCCGAATCCAGCCAAGGAGTTGCACCTGAGGACGCTCGATCACTTCGAAGGTGGGAGACTGATGATGAGGAAATGAACATTCCTCTTATTATCAAGAAGTTTGGGAATTCAAGCTTATTTAGCAACTCTATTGGGGTAGCAGCATATGAGGGCCTGCCTATTGCTGATCCCCCATCTGCAAAAAATGGAAGACCGCCAGGAGCTCTCACCACTTCTAGAGGGCCTCTTGATGCATCAACAGTTGCAGAGGCGATTGATGCCATCTCTTGCTGGTATGAAGATAAAACCGAATGGGGCCAAAATGTTGGCTGGATATATGGGTCAACAGAAGATTTGATAACTGGCTATAGGATGCAGAAACGGGGTTGGAAATCAGTGTATTGTGTTACCAAGATTGATGCTTTCCGAGGGACTGCCTTGATTAATCTAACTGATCGTCTCCATCAGTTTCTCGACTCAGCTACTGGCTCGGTTGAGATATTCTTCTCTCGCAACAATGCTCTTCTAGGAGGCAGTAAGTTGAAGTTACTGCAGCGTATTGCATACCTTAATGGTGGACTATCGCCAATAACTTCCATTTTCCTCACTGTCTACTGCTTCATTCCTGCAATCTCACTCTTTACGAATCAATTTATTGTCGAGTCACTTGACATAACTTTCCTCACACACCTTTTGGTCATTACATTGACGCTTTCTATTATCGCTACTCTTGAGATCAAGTGGTCTGGCATTGCGTTGGAAGAATGGTGGAGGAATGAGCAGTTCTGGTTGATCAAAGGGACTAGTTCACATCTTGCTGCTGTGCTACATGGTCTGCTAAATGTTTTCGGCGGGATTGAGTTATCGTCCACTTCAACAGCAAAATCAGCcggtgatggtgatgatgatgatgacgagtTCGCTGATCTCTATACAATAAAGTGGACATTCCTGATGTTACCTCCTATCATAATCATAATAGTTAACTTGATCGCGCTAGCAGTTGCAGTTTTCCGAACGATGTATAGTACTAACCCTAAATGGAGCCAGTTTTTAGGAGGAGCGGGCTTCTGCATTTGGGTGTTGGTTCATCTCTTCCCCTTTGTGAAAGGGCTAACCGGAAAACGAGGGAAGACGCCCACCGTCGTGTATGTATGGGCGGGTCTTATTTCAATATCTATATCTCTACTTTGGGTGGCCATTAAACCCCCTTCAGGTAACAGTGACATTGTTGGATCATTTCAGTTTCTATGA
- the LOC119987052 gene encoding uncharacterized protein LOC119987052 has protein sequence MEGAPDPESLPPSHSVSDKMDGNPDPEQEALHHNALAEDKFKVSNLKSALKHAKKAHRLSPNLDGLSTMITAFKILRAAEKSTGDAAPDWYKVLQVEPFCHINSIKKQYKKLALVLHPDKNSYLGCEEAFKLVGEGFRVFSDKIRRKEFDMKLRIKIQGERMGGGGEEEETFWTACSRCRLLHQFERRYLGHNLLCPNCKSSFVAVEVEGGSTKEEKEKEKEEEDGIRVWSKRLRSSVGSKWKASDDLGEVIGGLRSRNKMGSAGLNRKVVDCNKNGDLKGKDHGGDKARKGDVAAEWGSGRLRSVALRRRTSTVGEVLQRAKPKQVKSAEDTMTLAEMQLEAKRKASQVKMKEMMNVEEREKAKDKEKEKGKETNGALKTSRDLGIGRNEASDVSGDMGIVARRTSKNTRNSEADKSAGVAIERHRGYKQRDLGIMAVEDSDFYDFDKDRTERTFKKGQIWAIYDDDDGMPRYYGLIDEIVSVYPFELKFSWLDPQSNGDDGLMCWEKMGFHVSCGSFKVGKTTSTNLVNIFSHLVYFERAAREIYRIYPKKGSVWALYNEAAMDAEGINLSASDKRSYNIVVFLTTYSEMHGLSMAYLEKVEGFKTLFKRREIGSHAIRWLEKYDVRLFSHQIPARKLSGNEAPDRLKDCWELDPASLPSDLLTIVWGR, from the coding sequence ATGGAAGGAGCCCCAGACCCAGAAAGTCTCCCACCTTCCCACTCTGTCTCTGACAAAATGGACGGAAACCCAGACCCAGAACAAGAAGCCCTGCACCACAACGCTCTCGCGGAGGACAAATTCAAGGTCTCAAACCTCAAATCCGCTCTCAAGCACGCCAAGAAGGCTCACCGCCTATCACCCAACCTTGACGGCCTCTCCACGATGATCACCGCCTTCAAAATACTCCGTGCGGCGGAGAAATCCACTGGAGATGCCGCTCCCGACTGGTACAAAGTCCTCCAGGTAGAGCCCTTCTGTCATATTAACAGTATTAAGAAACAGTACAAGAAACTTGCGCTTGTTTTGCACCCTGATAAGAATTCGTATTTGGGATGTGAAGAGGCGTTTAAGCTTGTGGGtgaggggtttagggttttttcgGATAAGATAAGGAGGAAGGAGTTTGATATGAAGCTGAGGATAAAGATTCAAGGAGAGAGgatgggtggtggtggtgaggaGGAGGAGACATTTTGGACTGCGTGTTCGAGGTGTAGGTTGTTGCACCAGTTTGAGAGGAGGTATTTGGGGCATAATTTGTTATGCCCGAATTGTAAAAGCAGTTTTGTGGCTGTGGAGGTTGAGGGGGGAAGTACcaaggaggagaaggagaaggagaaggaggaggaagatgggATTAGGGTTTGGAGTAAGAGACTGAGGAGCAGTGTGGGTTCAAAGTGGAAAGCAAGTGATGATCTTGGTGAGGTAATTGGTGGCTTGAGATCGAGAAATAAAATGGGTAGTGCTGGTTTGAACAGAAAAGTGGTTGACTGCAATAAAAATGGGGATTTGAAGGGGAAAGATCATGGTGGGGACAAGGCGAGGAAAGGTGATGTTGCTGCAGAATGGGGAAGTGGTAGGTTGAGGAGTGTGGCTTTGAGGAGGAGAACAAGCACTGTTGGTGAGGTGTTGCAGAGGGCAAAGCCAAAGCAAGTGAAATCTGCCGAGGATACTATGACCCTGGCTGAGATGCAGTTGGAAGCTAAGCGCAAGGCGAGTCAAGTAAAAATGAAGGAAATGATGAATGTGGAAGAGAGGGAGAAGGCGAAGGAtaaagagaaggagaagggaaAGGAAACGAACGGTGCTCTGAAAACGTCTAGAGATTTGGGGATTGGGAGAAATGAAGCCTCAGATGTGAGTGGGGATATGGGAATTGTGGCTCGGAgaacttccaagaatactaggAACTCAGAAGCTGATAAGAGTGCAGGTGTGGCAATTGAGAGACACAGGGGTTATAAGCAAAGGGATTTGGGAATTATGGCAGTGGAGGATTCCgatttttatgattttgataAAGATAGAACAGAGAGGACTTTTAAGAAAGGGCAAATCTGGGCTATATATGACGACGATGATGGAATGCCTCGATATTATGGTTTGATAGATGAAATTGTTTCAGTTTACCCATTTGAGTTGAAGTTTAGCTGGTTGGATCCGCAAAGTAATGGAGATGATGGGTTGATGTGTTGGGAGAAAATGGGATTTCATGTATCTTGTGGGAGTTTCAAAGTTGGAAAGACAACCTCGACAAACTTAGTCAATATCTTTTCACATCTTGTGTATTTTGAAAGGGCAGCAAGAGAAATTTATCGGATTTATCCGAAGAAGGGTTCAGTTTGGGCACTTTACAATGAAGCAGCTATGGATGCAGAGGGAATAAACCTTTCAGCTAGCGATAAGCGAAGCTACAACATTGTTGTGTTTCTGACAACATACAGTGAGATGCATGGATTGAGCATGGCTTACCTTGAGAAGGTTGAGGGGTTCAAGACTTTATTCAAGAGACGAGAGATTGGTTCTCATGCTATTAGATGGCTAGAAAAATACGATGTTCGCTTGTTTTCCCATCAGATTCCTGCAAGAAAGCTTTCTGGAAATGAAGCCCCGGATCGCTTGAAAGACTGTTGGGAACTTGACCCCGCTTCACTTCCTTCAGATTTGCTTACTATTGTTTGGGGTAGATGA
- the LOC119987053 gene encoding RNA-binding protein 42 produces MSIPPSSASNSAASSSLQYTYANNSYFPLPFHLQQSDPSAVSQYAAAVPPSPVPLPAAPVVAPVYSIPQYQYQQAAQQLFQRDAQTITPEALESVKAALASSEIEHKAETKKKAIPRKAAGQAWEDPTLAEWPENDFRLFCGDLGNEVNDDVLSKAFSRFPSFNMARVVRDKRTGKTKGYGFVSFANPSDLAAAMKEMNGKYVGNRPIKLRKSNWKERTDIEALQKQKNQSYKKPKLPKKTILHK; encoded by the coding sequence ATGTCGATCCCACCTTCTTCAGCTTCAAATTCGGCAGCTTCATCGTCTTTGCAGTACACCTACGCTAACAATTCTTACTTCCCTTTACCCTTCCATCTCCAGCAATCCGATCCTTCTGCGGTTTCACAGTATGCTGCCGCCGTCCCTCCGTCACCGGTTCCGCTCCCGGCTGCTCCTGTTGTTGCCCCTGTCTATTCGATCCCGCAATATCAATACCAACAGGCTGCTCAACAGTTATTTCAGCGGGATGCGCAAACCATTACGCCTGAAGCACTTGAGAGTGTAAAAGCTGCCCTTGCGAGCAGTGAAATTGAGCACAAAGCAGAGACTAAGAAGAAAGCTATTCCTCGTAAAGCTGCTGGGCAGGCTTGGGAGGATCCGACACTTGCAGAGTGGCCTGAGAATGATTTTCGACTGTTTTGCGGTGATCTTGGTAACGAGGTGAATGATGATGTTCTCTCGAAGGCTTTTTCGAGATTTCCTTCTTTTAATATGGCCAGGGTCGTCAGAGATAAGCGAACTGGGAAAACCAAGGGCTATGGATTTGTTAGCTTCGCCAACCCTTCTGACCTTGCTGCAGCTATGAAGGAGATGAATGGGAAATATGTTGGGAATCGCCCCATCAAATTACGCAAGAGCAACTGGAAGGAGAGGACAGATATTGAGGCgctacaaaaacaaaagaatcaaaGCTACAAGAAGCCTAAACTTCCAAAGAAAACCATATTGCACAAGTGA